A stretch of the Candidatus Bathyarchaeota archaeon genome encodes the following:
- a CDS encoding LemA family protein: MLIIAIVIIVIAFISYFISIYNRFYSLKNSAEATLGQIRVAMKKRLDMIEQLLESVKSYAKFEKEVLERVTSLRSEVFKVGAEGLREVDRESRRILGGILAVAESYPDLKTSNTVSTLMDAVKNVEDEIARQRYTYNNIAQEYNIMQDVVPSKFIAKAIGLPRMEYLKFEEEVEKPPKIEF; the protein is encoded by the coding sequence ATGTTGATAATCGCGATAGTCATCATTGTGATAGCTTTTATCTCATATTTTATATCGATATATAATAGGTTTTATAGTTTAAAAAATTCAGCTGAAGCAACTTTAGGTCAAATTAGAGTTGCTATGAAGAAAAGGCTTGATATGATTGAGCAGTTGCTAGAATCTGTTAAAAGCTATGCTAAATTTGAGAAAGAAGTTTTAGAGAGGGTTACAAGTTTAAGAAGTGAAGTTTTTAAGGTTGGAGCTGAAGGTTTAAGGGAGGTTGACCGTGAGTCTAGAAGGATTTTAGGTGGAATATTGGCTGTAGCTGAAAGCTACCCAGATTTAAAAACATCAAATACCGTGTCAACCCTTATGGATGCTGTTAAAAACGTTGAAGATGAAATTGCTAGACAAAGATACACCTATAATAATATAGCTCAAGAATATAATATAATGCAGGATGTTGTTCCATCAAAGTTTATAGCTAAAGCCATTGGTCTTCCTAGAATGGAATATTTAAAGTTTGAAGAAGAAGTTGAAAAACCTCCTAAAATCGAGTTTTAA